One window of the Spirochaetia bacterium 38H-sp genome contains the following:
- the thrH gene encoding bifunctional phosphoserine phosphatase/homoserine phosphotransferase ThrH, whose amino-acid sequence MHIVCLDLEGVLFPEVWIAFAEKTRIEELRLTTRDISDYSVLMQHRIKVLREHNLKLTDIQDVISCMKPLEGAVDFLNTLREKTQVIILSDTFTQFAKPIMEMLGWPTIFCNELEIDHDGYVCGFKLRQEDGKKQAVRALKSLNYKVYASGDSYNDTTMLAEADRGFFFRPPEKIISEFPDFPVAREYDELLNLLKPYIS is encoded by the coding sequence ATGCATATAGTATGTCTTGACTTGGAAGGGGTGCTTTTCCCTGAGGTATGGATTGCCTTTGCGGAAAAAACCCGGATAGAAGAGCTGCGACTTACAACACGCGATATAAGTGATTATAGCGTGCTTATGCAGCACAGAATCAAGGTGCTAAGAGAACACAACCTAAAACTAACAGACATACAGGACGTCATATCCTGTATGAAACCACTGGAAGGCGCTGTGGATTTTCTCAACACCCTCAGAGAAAAAACACAGGTTATAATTCTCTCTGACACATTTACACAGTTTGCAAAGCCAATAATGGAGATGCTAGGCTGGCCCACAATATTTTGCAACGAGCTTGAGATAGACCATGACGGTTACGTATGCGGTTTTAAACTAAGACAAGAAGATGGCAAAAAACAGGCTGTCCGTGCATTAAAAAGCCTCAACTACAAAGTCTATGCCTCCGGCGATTCTTACAATGATACCACAATGCTTGCGGAAGCAGACAGAGGCTTCTTCTTCCGACCTCCAGAGAAAATAATAAGCGAGTTTCCAGACTTTCCTGTCGCAAGAGAATACGACGAGCTCCTCAACCTACTAAAACCATACATATCATAG
- a CDS encoding ParA family protein: protein MKVCALYNSKGGVGKSTIAVNLAFLSAKEGLKTLLWDLDPQGAASFFLDVDGKVDSDSAESVSHREAFDSSITVTGYDNLDIIPADFSLRNLDVLLDELKNSRHMIEKQIASGAANYDVVFIDSPPGLSLLAENLFLGCDYILLPMIPTYLSLRSYMQISAYFSEGNFEAGKLIPFFSMVDTRKKMHRDIIREYHAQGEFLSVYIPESSVIEKMSHRKKPLPAYSTVHPASRSFYDLWAEIKKRIYLS, encoded by the coding sequence ATGAAGGTTTGTGCACTTTACAATTCTAAGGGTGGTGTGGGAAAATCCACTATTGCCGTAAATCTTGCTTTTCTTTCTGCAAAGGAGGGATTAAAAACATTATTGTGGGATCTTGATCCTCAAGGGGCAGCTTCTTTCTTCCTGGATGTGGACGGCAAGGTTGACAGCGATTCTGCTGAGTCTGTTTCTCATAGAGAGGCTTTTGATAGCTCTATAACTGTCACGGGATATGATAATCTGGATATTATTCCAGCGGATTTTTCTCTCAGGAATCTGGATGTTCTCCTAGATGAGCTAAAAAACTCCAGACATATGATAGAAAAGCAGATAGCATCAGGGGCTGCAAATTATGATGTTGTTTTTATAGATTCTCCACCTGGGCTTTCTCTTCTTGCCGAGAATCTTTTTCTTGGCTGTGACTATATACTTCTTCCTATGATTCCTACGTATTTGTCTCTAAGGAGTTATATGCAGATAAGTGCTTACTTCTCCGAAGGGAATTTTGAAGCAGGCAAACTGATACCTTTTTTCTCAATGGTTGATACCAGAAAAAAGATGCACAGGGATATTATCAGAGAATATCATGCTCAGGGTGAGTTTCTTTCTGTATATATCCCGGAGTCGTCCGTGATAGAAAAAATGAGCCATAGGAAAAAGCCTCTCCCAGCTTATTCTACTGTCCATCCTGCAAGCAGATCTTTTTATGACTTATGGGCAGAGATAAAAAAAAGAATTTACTTGAGCTAA
- a CDS encoding YbjN domain-containing protein, with amino-acid sequence MSESMVDFSADNIMEVFTGLGYNCAPQEGGFLATQKGQWNLLALIAAQYDELQLVTYFTSKKGNDRTKLINAVNEYNRKTTLTTCKVDNEGNVYVSRTLPCRGGVPRTQLIQLIKEGDSEVNTFGPPILGEFVE; translated from the coding sequence ATGAGCGAATCCATGGTTGATTTTTCTGCTGACAACATAATGGAGGTTTTTACAGGTCTAGGATACAACTGCGCCCCACAAGAAGGCGGATTTCTTGCAACTCAAAAGGGCCAGTGGAATCTTCTGGCACTAATTGCAGCACAATACGATGAGCTTCAGCTTGTAACATATTTTACTTCCAAAAAGGGTAATGACAGAACAAAACTTATAAATGCAGTAAATGAATACAACAGAAAAACCACTCTCACCACCTGCAAGGTAGATAATGAAGGCAATGTCTATGTTTCTAGAACACTCCCTTGCAGAGGAGGCGTACCACGGACACAACTTATCCAACTTATAAAAGAAGGGGATTCCGAGGTTAACACCTTTGGCCCTCCGATTCTCGGAGAATTTGTAGAATAG
- a CDS encoding DMT family transporter gives MDKRRLGGLFAIVFAVVLWGVSFVSTKIVLSYMGPLFLAFLRFAVGLVVIFPFLLLKRLSIRVSSKDMLFLAMGGITGVTLYFYFENTGLVYMPASDASLIVAFIPVISAIIESLVYKKKLYPSDNAGIILSMWGVYFVVREGLRLTSSPIGYVLMVLAALSWIAYSFLSRPFSGKINGLVMVFWHFFWGTLAFLPFLHFEPLKIMNFSFSFWFNFLFLSVGCSALAYIAYQHALSVLGVTVSNVFINLIPFITVLTAVIFLEESFTVMKAIGGVLIITGLYLTTGYKKKKY, from the coding sequence ATGGATAAGAGAAGACTCGGAGGACTTTTTGCAATAGTTTTTGCTGTTGTCTTATGGGGTGTTTCCTTTGTATCCACTAAGATTGTGCTTTCTTACATGGGCCCGTTGTTTCTCGCTTTCTTGCGTTTTGCAGTAGGACTTGTTGTTATTTTCCCTTTTCTTCTTTTAAAGCGTTTAAGCATCAGAGTTTCCTCAAAGGATATGCTTTTTCTTGCCATGGGAGGAATAACAGGTGTCACTCTTTATTTTTACTTTGAGAATACCGGGCTTGTTTATATGCCAGCCTCAGATGCTTCTCTTATCGTGGCTTTTATTCCTGTGATATCGGCTATTATCGAGTCTCTTGTCTATAAGAAAAAGTTATATCCGTCCGACAATGCGGGCATCATTCTCTCCATGTGGGGTGTTTACTTTGTAGTGCGAGAGGGACTTAGGCTGACGAGTTCTCCTATTGGTTATGTCCTCATGGTTCTTGCTGCTCTGAGCTGGATTGCTTACAGCTTTCTTTCTCGTCCATTTTCCGGAAAAATCAATGGTCTTGTGATGGTGTTTTGGCATTTTTTCTGGGGTACTCTTGCATTTTTGCCTTTTTTGCATTTTGAGCCTTTGAAAATTATGAATTTTTCTTTTTCTTTCTGGTTTAATTTTTTGTTTTTATCTGTGGGCTGTTCTGCTCTTGCTTATATTGCCTATCAACATGCTCTTTCTGTTCTCGGTGTTACGGTCAGCAATGTTTTTATCAATCTAATTCCTTTTATTACTGTTCTTACAGCTGTGATTTTTCTTGAGGAGTCTTTTACTGTTATGAAAGCCATAGGCGGTGTTCTTATTATTACGGGTCTTTATCTAACTACAGGCTACAAAAAGAAAAAATATTGA
- the pheT gene encoding phenylalanine--tRNA ligase subunit beta produces the protein MPKIEISQKKLYSELGKKLSLTELEDILTVAKAELDGLDEEEGLLKIELNDTNRPDLWSTYGLARQILSYWTKTSSKYDFIKPYNEKQDTGERVIEVSEELKNIRPYIAGFVIKGEPIDDDMLREIIQMQEKLCWNYGQKRKSIAMGVYRADMLRYPVKYIAADPDATQFVPLGMDKKLSLKKILEEHPKGQDFGWILDGFKKYPFLTDSQGEVLSFPPIINSARLGAVEIGDSNLFIELTGLDIKTLALACNIVACDLHDAGFEILPVTVKYPYDTPLGREVSTPCYFQEEISIDIGSVKKLLGQEFKTPEIGESLEKMGLEYKIEKDLITVKPPVYRNDFLHPVDIAEDIMIGYGINNFVPEMPRDFTVGRLSEAEEYNRQVKKIMIGLGFQEMIFNYLGSRKDYIEKMCTDDKNVIQVANPMSENYEFVRPSILPSLLAAEAASGNAVYPHNIFETGKTAVKNAEDPYGSITINSLGFLSADAKADFNLVSSQVSALLFYLSIDYRLEEYTDPRFIPGRCAIIKAGNANIGIMGEIHPQVLENWGISMPCTACEINLDIINKN, from the coding sequence ATGCCTAAGATAGAGATATCGCAGAAAAAACTTTACTCCGAACTGGGAAAAAAACTCAGCCTCACGGAGTTGGAAGATATACTTACAGTTGCCAAGGCAGAGCTGGATGGATTGGATGAAGAAGAAGGGCTTTTAAAGATAGAACTCAACGATACCAATAGGCCTGATCTGTGGTCTACCTATGGTCTTGCAAGACAAATTCTTTCTTATTGGACAAAAACAAGCAGTAAATACGATTTTATTAAGCCGTATAACGAGAAGCAGGATACAGGAGAACGAGTTATAGAGGTCTCAGAAGAGCTAAAAAATATAAGACCCTATATAGCTGGCTTTGTTATCAAAGGTGAGCCCATAGATGATGATATGCTCCGTGAGATAATCCAGATGCAGGAAAAATTGTGCTGGAACTACGGACAGAAGAGAAAGAGCATAGCAATGGGCGTATATCGTGCGGATATGCTGCGCTATCCCGTAAAATACATTGCAGCAGATCCAGATGCCACGCAGTTTGTTCCTCTTGGCATGGATAAAAAACTTAGTCTCAAAAAAATACTTGAGGAGCATCCCAAAGGGCAGGATTTTGGCTGGATATTGGATGGCTTTAAAAAATATCCATTCCTTACGGACAGCCAGGGAGAAGTCTTAAGCTTCCCGCCAATCATAAACAGTGCCAGATTGGGAGCGGTAGAGATAGGAGACAGCAATCTTTTTATAGAGCTTACGGGACTCGATATCAAAACCCTTGCTTTGGCATGTAATATAGTTGCCTGCGATTTGCATGATGCAGGATTTGAGATTCTTCCGGTTACTGTAAAATATCCTTATGATACACCTCTGGGAAGAGAAGTAAGCACTCCGTGTTATTTTCAGGAGGAAATATCCATAGATATAGGCAGTGTTAAAAAACTGCTGGGACAGGAGTTTAAGACACCGGAGATTGGGGAATCTCTGGAAAAAATGGGGCTTGAATACAAGATAGAAAAAGACCTGATAACAGTAAAACCGCCCGTATACAGAAACGATTTTCTGCATCCTGTGGATATAGCGGAAGACATCATGATTGGATACGGGATTAACAACTTTGTTCCCGAGATGCCACGTGATTTTACAGTTGGACGCCTGTCGGAAGCAGAAGAATATAACAGACAGGTAAAAAAAATCATGATAGGCCTTGGATTTCAGGAGATGATATTTAACTACCTTGGTTCCAGAAAAGACTACATAGAAAAAATGTGTACGGATGACAAGAACGTCATCCAGGTAGCCAACCCCATGTCCGAGAACTATGAGTTTGTACGTCCATCCATACTTCCGAGCCTGCTTGCGGCAGAGGCTGCAAGCGGCAACGCAGTCTATCCTCACAACATATTTGAAACAGGCAAAACAGCTGTAAAAAACGCAGAGGATCCATATGGTAGCATCACTATCAACAGCCTTGGCTTTCTCAGCGCGGACGCAAAAGCGGATTTTAACCTGGTTAGCTCACAAGTTTCTGCCCTGCTTTTTTATCTTAGCATAGACTACAGACTCGAGGAGTATACGGACCCGCGCTTTATTCCGGGCCGCTGTGCCATCATAAAAGCAGGAAATGCAAACATAGGCATAATGGGAGAAATCCACCCGCAAGTTTTAGAAAATTGGGGCATAAGCATGCCATGTACTGCCTGTGAAATAAACCTGGACATTATAAACAAAAATTAG
- a CDS encoding phenylalanine--tRNA ligase subunit alpha, producing the protein MEIDIKQLHPLEVRLLRAFKVGEVLSPDSAEERLGFNVGQYNQAVNWLVAKSLAREKSRRTKTIYELTELGCVFASEGIPEKRIIEFVEERGPHSLSDICKALNLEQKDVGSAFGQLRKEGVLSMDDKNRVVLADVSATDRVEKLQFLVDKASASSNTLDADELSDEELSLIRQISKKRGAANAAFKIVEKEIVLHELTPLAEDVKKEIEKQGISGEELGTLTPELLKTGAWKGKSFRPYNVQIPPKRVIPGRSNPYCDYLAWVKDKMVGLGFEEFDGPLVETEFWNSDALFMPQFHAARDIHDVYYIKDPQHASELPEPYLTNVAETHKNGWETGSRGWDYDFDRDFTRRLILRSQGTVLSAKQLPKAKVPGKYFGIVRCFRHDQVDATHLSDFYQTEGIVVGEQVNFRNLLGLLKMFAEEVAGATEVKYVPGYFPFTEPSVEVHIKHPVLGWFELGGSGIFRPEVTKPLGIDVPVLAWGLGIDRMALMHLGLNDLRELFSYNIENVRMRRRSK; encoded by the coding sequence ATGGAAATCGATATCAAACAGCTTCATCCTCTTGAGGTCAGGTTGCTTAGGGCTTTTAAGGTCGGTGAGGTTTTGTCTCCGGATTCTGCAGAGGAGAGGCTGGGTTTTAATGTTGGTCAGTATAATCAGGCTGTCAATTGGCTTGTTGCTAAGTCGCTTGCAAGGGAAAAGAGTAGGCGGACTAAGACTATATATGAGCTCACGGAGCTAGGCTGTGTTTTTGCCAGTGAGGGGATTCCTGAGAAACGGATTATCGAGTTTGTGGAGGAGAGAGGTCCTCATTCTCTTTCCGATATTTGTAAGGCACTCAATCTTGAGCAGAAGGATGTAGGATCCGCTTTTGGTCAGCTGCGCAAGGAGGGTGTGCTTTCTATGGACGATAAGAATCGTGTTGTCCTTGCGGATGTTTCTGCTACGGATAGGGTGGAGAAGTTGCAGTTTCTTGTTGATAAGGCGAGCGCATCTAGCAATACGTTGGATGCGGATGAGCTTAGTGATGAGGAACTTTCTCTTATCCGTCAGATAAGTAAGAAGCGCGGCGCGGCCAATGCGGCTTTTAAGATTGTAGAGAAGGAGATTGTGCTGCACGAGCTTACGCCGCTTGCAGAGGATGTTAAGAAGGAGATTGAGAAGCAGGGTATAAGCGGTGAGGAACTTGGTACTCTTACGCCGGAGCTCCTTAAGACAGGTGCTTGGAAGGGTAAGTCGTTCCGCCCATATAATGTGCAGATTCCTCCCAAGAGGGTTATCCCTGGCAGGAGCAATCCTTATTGTGATTATCTTGCATGGGTCAAGGATAAGATGGTTGGTCTCGGTTTTGAGGAGTTTGATGGTCCTCTCGTGGAGACAGAGTTCTGGAATTCCGATGCACTTTTTATGCCGCAGTTTCATGCTGCAAGAGATATCCATGATGTCTATTATATCAAGGACCCTCAGCATGCGTCGGAGCTACCTGAGCCATATCTCACTAATGTTGCCGAGACACATAAGAATGGTTGGGAGACAGGAAGCCGCGGTTGGGATTATGATTTTGACAGGGATTTTACTCGCAGGCTGATTTTAAGAAGCCAGGGAACTGTTCTTTCTGCTAAACAGCTTCCCAAAGCAAAGGTACCGGGCAAATACTTCGGTATTGTCAGATGTTTCCGCCACGATCAAGTGGATGCAACTCACTTGTCCGATTTCTATCAGACAGAGGGTATTGTAGTAGGTGAGCAGGTGAATTTCCGCAATCTTTTAGGGCTTCTTAAGATGTTTGCTGAGGAGGTGGCTGGTGCTACTGAGGTAAAGTATGTACCTGGCTATTTTCCTTTTACAGAACCTTCTGTGGAGGTTCATATCAAACATCCTGTTCTCGGGTGGTTTGAACTTGGCGGCTCCGGAATATTTCGTCCGGAGGTTACTAAGCCTCTTGGCATAGATGTGCCTGTTCTTGCTTGGGGGCTGGGTATAGACAGGATGGCTCTTATGCATCTTGGTCTCAACGATTTGCGTGAGCTTTTTTCCTACAATATAGAAAACGTACGCATGAGAAGAAGGAGCAAATAA